One Lentisphaera araneosa HTCC2155 DNA window includes the following coding sequences:
- the rpmA gene encoding 50S ribosomal protein L27, translated as MAHKKGQGSIKNGRDSNPKMLGVKRFGGQKVNAGTIIVRQRGTKFHPGKNVGCGRDFTLFALSTGRVEFDQKGRRVNIVPELAQ; from the coding sequence ATGGCACATAAGAAAGGACAAGGTAGTATCAAGAATGGTCGCGACTCCAATCCTAAAATGCTCGGAGTTAAGCGCTTTGGTGGTCAAAAAGTTAACGCAGGTACTATTATCGTGCGTCAGCGTGGCACAAAATTTCATCCAGGTAAAAATGTAGGTTGCGGAAGAGATTTTACTCTTTTTGCACTTTCAACTGGACGTGTAGAGTTCGACCAAAAAGGTCGTCGTGTGAACATTGTTCCTGAACTCGCACAGTAA
- the thiS gene encoding sulfur carrier protein ThiS, whose product MTINFNGKAMSFDSALSIAELLAYVEVDSQRMGIALCLNLEVLPKETWDNTLLSDQDRIDLVVAAPGG is encoded by the coding sequence ATGACAATAAATTTTAATGGCAAAGCAATGAGTTTTGATTCAGCTCTCAGTATCGCTGAGCTCCTAGCGTACGTCGAAGTGGACAGTCAAAGAATGGGCATTGCCCTTTGCCTCAACCTCGAAGTACTTCCCAAAGAAACTTGGGACAACACCCTACTTTCAGACCAAGACCGCATTGACCTCGTCGTTGCGGCTCCTGGTGGATAA